The proteins below are encoded in one region of Sphingobium yanoikuyae:
- a CDS encoding YoaK family protein encodes MPPASQSASPLPGLLLLLSATTGLVDAVSVLGLGKVFTANMTGNVVFLGFAAAQTPGFRVAPYLVALLTFFIGALIAGRVGQGLGKRPLRHWLTVAALIEAALLWIAAVVALNFHVPTLQPAAGLFAIISLTAIAMGFRNATIRQLKVPDLTTTVLTLTVTGIAADSSLAGGANPNLGRRIAAIVAIFAGAAAGALMVVHMGLALPLLVSGAIVLVGTLLCVRHPAAALPHGG; translated from the coding sequence ATGCCGCCAGCGTCCCAAAGCGCATCCCCCCTGCCCGGCCTGCTGTTGCTGCTGTCGGCGACGACCGGCCTGGTCGACGCAGTCAGCGTGCTGGGCCTGGGCAAGGTGTTCACCGCCAACATGACCGGCAATGTCGTGTTCCTGGGCTTCGCTGCGGCACAGACGCCGGGCTTCAGGGTGGCGCCCTATCTGGTCGCGCTGCTGACCTTCTTCATCGGCGCGCTGATCGCCGGCCGGGTCGGCCAGGGGCTGGGCAAACGCCCGCTGCGCCACTGGCTGACGGTCGCCGCGCTGATCGAAGCGGCATTGCTGTGGATCGCGGCGGTGGTCGCGCTGAACTTCCATGTGCCCACGCTCCAGCCCGCCGCCGGCCTGTTCGCGATCATCAGCCTGACCGCGATCGCGATGGGCTTTCGCAACGCCACCATCCGGCAGTTGAAGGTGCCCGACCTTACCACCACCGTGCTGACCCTGACCGTCACCGGCATTGCGGCGGATTCCAGCCTGGCGGGCGGCGCCAATCCCAATCTTGGCCGGCGGATCGCGGCGATCGTCGCCATCTTCGCGGGCGCGGCGGCCGGCGCGCTGATGGTGGTGCATATGGGGCTGGCGCTGCCGCTGCTGGTATCGGGCGCGATCGTGCTGGTCGGCACCCTGCTCTGCGTCCGCCACCCGGCCGCCGCCCTGCCCCACGGGGGCTGA
- a CDS encoding alginate export family protein — MCKKSVCLTLSLCACPPLAAQTREAWQAPTLSITRYDEDWSDLADAQKRRHHWTGQFKYIPLGDDVWLSTGIELRLRNENYADNLWGGADAPDDSYLWARAMPYADLHVGAPDRLHARAFVQPIVSHAVGVAPSASPIDQSRLDLLQGFAEVGAGPVTLRAGRQMVSLGTERLVGTRYGPNTPLAFDGVRGSLSLGEGRALDLFLLNPVQPGPASFDDRTSDTRRLWGAYATLPDLDLYYLGYRNRAARFGGLTGREERHSLGLRSHGARGDWHWNVEGVYQFGHYDRQRIAAWTIGTEVGRTLPHLPLSPDATLRFNIVSGDRDSEDDRLGTFNALFPKGKYFGELSPVGPTNIVSLNPRISAPLGDGFSASIAGMAYWRYACNDGVYDIPGNLIRAAGDSRARFIGKEAEATLAWQATPELELSTSLSLFAPGAFIRQTGPAKTIAMTGLEANFRF; from the coding sequence GTGTGTAAAAAATCAGTCTGCCTTACCCTCTCGCTCTGCGCTTGCCCGCCGCTGGCCGCGCAGACGCGGGAGGCCTGGCAGGCGCCGACCCTGTCGATCACCCGCTATGACGAGGATTGGTCGGATCTGGCGGACGCGCAAAAGCGCCGCCATCACTGGACGGGGCAGTTCAAATATATCCCGCTGGGCGACGATGTCTGGCTGTCCACCGGCATCGAGCTGCGGCTGCGCAACGAAAATTATGCCGACAATCTCTGGGGCGGCGCCGATGCGCCCGACGACAGCTATTTATGGGCGCGGGCCATGCCCTATGCCGACCTGCATGTCGGCGCGCCGGACCGGCTGCATGCCCGTGCCTTTGTCCAGCCGATCGTCAGCCATGCGGTCGGTGTTGCGCCCTCGGCCAGCCCGATCGACCAGAGCCGGCTCGACCTGCTCCAGGGCTTTGCCGAAGTCGGCGCCGGCCCCGTCACCCTGCGCGCCGGGCGCCAGATGGTTTCGCTCGGCACCGAAAGGCTGGTCGGCACCCGCTATGGTCCCAACACCCCGCTGGCCTTCGACGGCGTGCGCGGCAGCCTGTCCCTTGGCGAGGGCCGCGCGCTCGACCTGTTCCTGCTCAACCCGGTCCAGCCCGGCCCCGCCAGTTTCGACGATCGCACGTCCGACACCCGCAGGCTGTGGGGCGCCTATGCGACGCTGCCGGATCTCGACCTCTATTATCTGGGCTATCGCAACCGCGCCGCGCGCTTCGGCGGGCTGACCGGGCGGGAGGAGCGCCACAGTCTCGGCCTTCGTTCGCATGGCGCGCGGGGCGACTGGCACTGGAATGTCGAGGGCGTCTATCAGTTCGGCCATTATGACCGGCAGCGCATCGCCGCCTGGACGATCGGCACCGAAGTCGGCCGCACCCTGCCCCACCTGCCGCTGTCGCCCGACGCCACCTTGCGCTTCAACATCGTGAGCGGCGATCGTGACAGCGAAGATGACAGGCTGGGCACGTTCAACGCGCTCTTCCCCAAGGGCAAATATTTCGGCGAACTCTCGCCCGTTGGGCCGACCAACATCGTCAGCCTCAATCCCCGGATCAGCGCGCCGCTGGGCGACGGCTTTTCCGCCAGCATCGCCGGCATGGCCTATTGGCGTTACGCCTGCAATGACGGCGTCTACGACATTCCCGGCAATCTGATCCGCGCCGCCGGCGACAGCCGCGCCCGCTTCATCGGCAAGGAAGCCGAAGCGACCCTCGCCTGGCAGGCCACGCCGGAACTGGAACTGTCCACTTCCCTGTCTCTTTTCGCGCCGGGCGCCTTCATCCGCCAGACCGGCCCGGCCAAAACCATCGCCATGACCGGCCTTGAAGCCAATTTCCGTTTCTAG
- a CDS encoding DoxX family protein: MRADRDPRFVDAILDWKPTWFIARLLLVGAYLLGGIVKLADWPAAVAEQAHFGMTPPALWAALTIAIELIGPILILTGRMAWLGAGMLGVFTLLAAFTANAFWTMPMGQERFMATNAFFEHLGLIGGFILAALVAEQAQRRV, translated from the coding sequence ATGCGCGCCGACCGCGATCCCCGCTTCGTAGACGCGATCCTCGACTGGAAGCCGACCTGGTTCATCGCCCGGCTGCTGCTGGTCGGCGCTTATCTGCTGGGCGGCATCGTCAAGCTGGCGGACTGGCCGGCGGCGGTTGCCGAGCAGGCGCATTTCGGCATGACACCGCCGGCGCTCTGGGCGGCGCTCACCATCGCGATCGAACTGATCGGGCCGATCCTGATCCTGACCGGCCGCATGGCCTGGCTGGGCGCGGGGATGCTGGGCGTCTTCACCCTGCTGGCCGCCTTCACCGCCAACGCCTTCTGGACGATGCCGATGGGGCAGGAGCGGTTCATGGCCACCAATGCCTTTTTCGAGCATCTGGGTCTGATCGGCGGCTTCATCCTGGCGGCGCTGGTCGCCGAACAGGCGCAGCGCCGTGTGTAA
- a CDS encoding VOC family protein, translated as MKRFAFLFAAAVLMPMPVAIAKPAASADYAVGPQYDTTHVYVPEGQFDAFVTSFVATFGGTTSKQGEFQVTPTPSLTKSQLALTPAGTVSAFGFKTPIPYPFGDERTGYLVSDMDAAVASALKHGAVRRITTFPDPIGRDVVVQWAGGVNMQLYWHTAKPSYPALTTIPENRIYLTTDVADRFIKDWTGFAHGRIVSDDRAAKGEEIGQPGKTVRRVAIESGYGKMTLFVSDGQLPWPYGRDMTGYEVADMDATLAKAKTAGVETLVAPQSIAGRQSAILRFPGGYIAEVHAPEAK; from the coding sequence ATGAAGCGCTTCGCCTTCCTATTCGCCGCCGCCGTCCTGATGCCTATGCCGGTCGCCATCGCAAAGCCCGCCGCCAGCGCCGATTATGCGGTCGGCCCGCAATATGACACCACCCATGTCTATGTGCCCGAAGGCCAGTTCGACGCCTTCGTCACCAGCTTCGTCGCAACCTTCGGCGGCACCACGTCCAAACAGGGCGAATTTCAGGTGACGCCGACGCCCAGCCTGACCAAGTCGCAGCTGGCGCTGACCCCGGCCGGCACCGTCTCCGCCTTCGGCTTCAAGACGCCGATCCCCTATCCGTTCGGCGATGAGCGGACCGGCTATCTGGTGAGCGACATGGACGCGGCCGTCGCCTCCGCGCTCAAGCATGGCGCGGTGCGCCGCATCACCACCTTCCCCGATCCCATCGGCCGCGACGTGGTGGTGCAATGGGCCGGCGGCGTGAACATGCAGCTTTACTGGCACACCGCCAAGCCCAGCTATCCCGCCCTCACCACCATACCGGAAAACCGCATCTACCTGACCACCGACGTCGCTGACCGGTTCATCAAGGACTGGACCGGCTTTGCCCATGGCAGGATCGTCTCCGACGACCGCGCCGCCAAGGGCGAGGAAATCGGCCAGCCCGGCAAGACCGTCCGCCGCGTCGCCATCGAGAGCGGCTATGGCAAGATGACCCTCTTCGTCTCGGACGGCCAACTCCCCTGGCCCTATGGCCGCGACATGACCGGCTATGAGGTCGCCGACATGGATGCCACGCTGGCCAAGGCGAAGACCGCCGGCGTCGAAACATTGGTCGCGCCGCAGAGCATCGCCGGTCGCCAGAGCGCGATCCTGCGCTTCCCCGGCGGCTATATCGCCGAAGTTCATGCGCCCGAGGCGAAGTAG
- a CDS encoding amidohydrolase has protein sequence MTDTIIVNAKVTTLDRSNPVAEAVAIRDGKFLAVGSEAEVRAAAPDATVIDAKGHRLIPGLIDSHMHIIRGGLNFNMELRWDGVPTLAEAMDMLKSQVARTPAPQWVRVVGGFTEHQFAEKRLPTIAELNAVAPDTPVFILHLYDRALLNAAALRVVGYTKDTPNPPGGEIVRDAAGTPTGLLLAQPNATILYSTLAKGPKLPQDYQLNSTRHFMRDVNALGVTGVIDAGGGFQNYPDDYEIIEKLHQDDQLTVRISYNLFTQKPKEELADFSGWVKQVKPGQGDDRYRHNGAGEMLVYSAADFEDFRQPRPDMAPSMEGDLEPVIRLLAEHKWPWRLHATYDETIGRALDVYEKVNRDIPLQGINWFFDHAETISDRNIDRIAALGGGIAVQHRMAYQGEYFVERYGAKAAERTPPISRMIAAGIPVGAGTDATRVASYNPWVSLSWLVTGRTVGGFALYRGDNRVSREKALAMWTHENTWFSNEIGKKGQIKAGQLADLALLSADYFAVPEDQIVHIRSVLTLLGGKVVHGEGDYAPLAPDLPKPMPDWSPVATFGGYHKTREARAQLASACGCHSACGVHGHDHAAALGADVPAADVQTFWGSLGCGCWAV, from the coding sequence ATGACCGACACGATCATCGTCAATGCCAAGGTGACGACCCTGGACCGGAGCAATCCGGTGGCGGAAGCGGTCGCCATCCGCGACGGCAAGTTCCTGGCCGTGGGCAGCGAGGCGGAGGTGCGCGCCGCCGCGCCGGACGCAACGGTGATCGATGCCAAGGGCCATCGCCTGATCCCCGGCCTGATCGATAGCCATATGCACATCATTCGCGGCGGCCTGAATTTCAACATGGAACTGCGCTGGGACGGCGTGCCGACGCTGGCCGAGGCGATGGATATGCTTAAAAGCCAGGTCGCCCGTACCCCCGCTCCGCAATGGGTGCGCGTGGTCGGCGGCTTCACCGAACATCAGTTCGCGGAAAAGCGCCTGCCGACCATCGCCGAACTGAACGCCGTCGCGCCCGACACGCCGGTCTTCATCCTGCACCTCTATGATCGCGCGCTGCTCAACGCCGCCGCGCTGCGCGTCGTGGGCTATACCAAGGACACGCCCAACCCGCCGGGCGGCGAGATCGTCCGCGACGCGGCCGGCACCCCGACCGGCCTGCTGCTGGCCCAGCCCAATGCGACCATCCTCTATTCGACCCTGGCCAAGGGGCCCAAGCTGCCGCAGGACTATCAGCTCAATTCGACCCGCCACTTCATGCGCGACGTCAACGCGCTGGGCGTGACCGGCGTGATCGACGCGGGCGGCGGCTTCCAGAATTATCCAGACGATTACGAGATCATCGAGAAGCTGCATCAGGACGATCAACTGACCGTCCGCATCAGCTATAATCTCTTCACCCAGAAGCCCAAGGAAGAGCTGGCCGATTTCTCCGGTTGGGTGAAGCAGGTGAAGCCGGGCCAGGGCGATGACCGCTATCGCCACAATGGCGCGGGCGAGATGCTGGTCTATTCCGCCGCCGACTTCGAGGATTTCCGCCAGCCCCGGCCGGACATGGCGCCCAGCATGGAGGGCGATCTGGAGCCGGTCATCCGCCTGCTGGCCGAGCATAAATGGCCCTGGCGCCTGCATGCCACCTATGACGAGACGATCGGCCGTGCCCTCGACGTTTATGAGAAGGTAAACCGGGATATCCCGCTTCAGGGCATCAACTGGTTCTTCGACCATGCCGAAACCATCAGTGACCGCAATATCGACCGGATCGCCGCGCTGGGCGGCGGCATCGCCGTGCAGCATCGCATGGCCTATCAGGGTGAATATTTCGTCGAACGCTATGGCGCCAAGGCGGCCGAGCGCACCCCGCCCATTTCCCGCATGATCGCGGCGGGAATCCCGGTCGGCGCCGGCACCGACGCCACCCGCGTCGCCAGCTACAATCCGTGGGTATCCTTGAGCTGGCTCGTCACCGGCCGCACCGTTGGCGGCTTTGCTCTCTATCGCGGCGACAATCGCGTCAGCCGGGAAAAGGCGCTGGCGATGTGGACGCATGAAAATACCTGGTTCTCCAACGAGATCGGCAAGAAGGGGCAGATCAAGGCCGGGCAACTGGCCGACCTCGCCTTGCTGTCGGCCGACTATTTTGCGGTACCGGAGGATCAGATCGTCCACATCCGATCGGTCCTGACCCTGCTCGGCGGCAAGGTGGTCCATGGCGAGGGCGATTATGCCCCGCTCGCGCCTGATTTGCCAAAGCCCATGCCCGACTGGTCGCCGGTCGCCACCTTCGGCGGCTATCACAAGACCCGCGAGGCGCGCGCGCAGCTGGCGTCGGCCTGTGGCTGCCATTCGGCCTGTGGCGTCCATGGCCATGACCATGCCGCGGCGCTGGGCGCCGATGTGCCGGCCGCCGATGTCCAGACCTTCTGGGGATCGCTCGGCTGCGGCTGCTGGGCCGTCTGA
- a CDS encoding XapX domain-containing protein gives MKVYLLSLGAGLLVGIVYSLLGVRSPAPPVVALIGLLGILVGEQIVPIARRWADAHELTRFVRNECRDHVLGTLPNNRADNQKGDA, from the coding sequence ATGAAAGTCTATCTTCTCTCCCTCGGCGCCGGTCTCCTGGTCGGCATCGTCTATTCGCTGCTGGGGGTGCGCTCGCCCGCGCCCCCGGTAGTGGCCCTGATAGGCCTGCTGGGCATATTGGTCGGCGAACAGATCGTGCCGATCGCCAGGCGCTGGGCCGATGCCCATGAACTGACCCGCTTCGTGCGCAACGAATGCCGCGACCATGTACTGGGCACGCTCCCGAACAATCGGGCCGACAATCAAAAGGGCGACGCGTGA
- a CDS encoding alpha/beta fold hydrolase, protein MSFVTTDDGVDIFFKDWGPKDAQPIMFHHGWPLSSDDWDAQMLFFLSKGYRVVAHDRRGHGRSAQVSEGHDMAHYAADAAAVARHLDLRNAIHIGHSTGGGEVAAYVARHGLPEGRVAKAVLVSSVPPIMLKTDRYPGGLPMDVFDGLRAGLAANRAQFFHDVAAGPFYGFNRDDADVKPAVIDNWWRQGMMGSAKAHYEGIKAFSETDQTDDLTAIAVPTLVLHGDDDQVVPYKNAGVLQAQILPNATLKIYEGYSHGMLTVNADVLNADILAFIQA, encoded by the coding sequence ATGAGCTTCGTGACCACGGATGACGGCGTCGACATCTTCTTCAAGGACTGGGGTCCAAAGGACGCCCAGCCCATCATGTTCCACCATGGCTGGCCGCTGTCGTCGGACGACTGGGACGCGCAGATGCTGTTCTTCCTGTCGAAGGGCTATCGCGTCGTCGCCCATGACCGTCGCGGCCATGGCCGCTCGGCCCAGGTGAGCGAAGGGCATGACATGGCCCATTATGCCGCCGACGCAGCCGCCGTCGCCCGCCATCTCGACCTCAGGAACGCCATCCATATCGGTCATTCGACCGGCGGCGGCGAAGTGGCCGCCTATGTCGCCCGCCATGGCCTGCCCGAAGGCCGCGTGGCCAAGGCCGTGCTGGTCAGTTCGGTGCCGCCGATCATGCTGAAGACCGACCGTTATCCCGGCGGCCTGCCCATGGACGTGTTCGACGGGCTGCGCGCCGGCCTCGCCGCCAACCGTGCGCAATTCTTCCACGATGTCGCCGCCGGCCCCTTCTACGGCTTCAACCGCGACGACGCGGACGTGAAGCCGGCCGTCATCGACAATTGGTGGCGCCAGGGCATGATGGGCAGCGCCAAGGCCCATTATGAAGGCATCAAGGCCTTCTCCGAAACCGACCAGACCGACGATCTGACCGCGATCGCCGTGCCGACCCTGGTGCTGCATGGCGATGACGACCAGGTCGTCCCCTACAAGAATGCCGGCGTGCTGCAGGCGCAGATCCTGCCGAACGCGACCCTCAAGATTTACGAGGGCTATTCGCACGGCATGCTGACGGTGAATGCCGACGTGCTGAACGCCGACATCCTCGCCTTCATCCAGGCCTGA